A window of Pseudomonas mucidolens contains these coding sequences:
- a CDS encoding glutathione S-transferase N-terminal domain-containing protein produces MGVTNRLACYSDPADHYSHRVRIVLAEKGVSAEIISVEAGRQPPKLIEVNPYGSLPTLVDRDLALWESTVVMEYLDERYPHPPLLPVYPVARANSRLLIHRIQRDWCGLVDVILDSRSKEAARVQARKELRESLTGVSPLFADKPFFLSEEQSLVDCCLLPILWRLPILGIELPRPAKPLLDYMERQFAREAFQASLSGVERDMR; encoded by the coding sequence ATGGGCGTGACCAACCGGTTGGCCTGTTACTCCGACCCCGCCGACCACTATTCCCACCGAGTACGTATCGTACTGGCCGAGAAGGGTGTCAGCGCCGAGATCATCAGCGTGGAGGCCGGTCGACAGCCGCCGAAACTGATCGAAGTGAACCCTTACGGCAGCTTGCCCACCCTGGTCGATCGTGACCTGGCGTTGTGGGAGTCGACCGTGGTGATGGAATATCTGGATGAGCGTTACCCGCATCCGCCTTTGCTGCCGGTGTATCCGGTGGCGCGTGCCAACAGCCGTCTGCTGATCCATCGGATCCAGCGTGACTGGTGTGGCCTGGTGGATGTGATACTGGATTCACGCAGCAAAGAAGCTGCCCGGGTTCAGGCACGCAAGGAATTGCGTGAAAGCCTGACTGGGGTTTCGCCATTGTTTGCGGATAAACCTTTTTTCCTCAGTGAGGAACAAAGCCTGGTGGATTGCTGCCTATTACCCATACTCTGGCGTTTGCCGATTCTGGGCATTGAACTGCCGCGGCCTGCCAAGCCGCTGCTTGACTACATGGAGCGCCAGTTTGCGCGTGAGGCTTTCCAGGCGAGTTTGTCTGGCGTCGAACGCGACATGCGCTAA
- a CDS encoding ClpXP protease specificity-enhancing factor, with amino-acid sequence MNSSRPYLVRALYEWIVDNDCTPHMLVNSEFPAVQVPQGFASDGQIVLNVSPSAVRQLHMDNEAVSFEGRFGGVPHTLYVPVGAILGIYARENGQGMVFDLEASLEDDEAIELESDDDLPPPDSEPPRPTGRPSLKVVK; translated from the coding sequence ATGAACTCCAGTCGACCTTATCTGGTCCGCGCGCTCTACGAGTGGATTGTGGATAACGATTGCACCCCGCACATGCTGGTCAATTCCGAGTTTCCTGCGGTGCAGGTGCCACAAGGTTTTGCCAGCGATGGACAGATTGTCCTGAACGTTTCACCGAGTGCTGTGCGACAACTGCACATGGACAATGAAGCGGTCAGTTTTGAAGGGCGTTTTGGCGGTGTACCGCACACGCTCTATGTGCCTGTTGGCGCCATCCTGGGGATTTATGCCCGTGAGAATGGGCAGGGCATGGTGTTTGATCTGGAGGCGTCTCTTGAAGATGACGAAGCGATCGAACTCGAAAGTGACGATGATCTGCCACCGCCGGATTCCGAGCCACCGCGTCCAACCGGCCGGCCGAGTCTGAAAGTGGTCAAGTGA
- a CDS encoding FadR/GntR family transcriptional regulator, whose translation MENSNTVPRMPRKRRSLAQELVTVLSEQIRDGQLKRGDKLPTESAIMEAHGVSRTVVREAISRLQAAGQVETRHGIGTFVLDTPSPSGFRIDPATVVTLRDVLAILELRISLEVESAGLAALRRSDEQLAGMRAALDALNESAAHASDAVASDFQFHLQIALSTGNRYFTDIITHLGTSIIPRTRLNSARLAHDDQQHYMQRLSREHEEIYEAIERQDSDAARAAMRLHLTNSRERLRQAHEEAQAQRG comes from the coding sequence ATGGAAAACTCCAACACTGTCCCGCGTATGCCCCGCAAGCGTCGCAGCCTTGCCCAGGAACTGGTCACGGTGTTGTCCGAGCAGATCCGTGACGGACAGCTCAAGCGCGGCGACAAGTTGCCCACCGAGTCGGCGATCATGGAAGCTCATGGGGTCAGTCGCACGGTCGTACGTGAAGCGATCTCGCGATTGCAGGCGGCGGGGCAGGTGGAAACCCGTCACGGCATTGGCACATTCGTACTGGATACGCCCAGTCCCAGCGGGTTCCGCATTGATCCGGCCACTGTGGTGACATTGCGTGATGTGCTGGCGATTCTCGAACTGCGCATCAGCTTGGAAGTGGAGTCCGCTGGCCTGGCGGCCTTGCGGCGCAGTGACGAGCAACTGGCCGGCATGCGTGCCGCCCTCGATGCTCTGAACGAAAGCGCGGCGCATGCCAGTGATGCTGTAGCGTCGGACTTTCAGTTCCATTTGCAGATTGCCCTGTCGACCGGTAACCGTTATTTCACTGACATCATTACCCACCTGGGCACCAGCATTATTCCGCGTACGCGCTTGAACTCGGCGCGCCTGGCGCATGATGACCAGCAACACTACATGCAGCGCCTGAGCCGCGAACACGAAGAAATCTACGAAGCGATCGAGCGTCAGGATTCGGACGCGGCGCGGGCGGCGATGCGCTTGCATCTGACGAACAGCCGGGAGCGGCTGCGCCAGGCCCATGAGGAGGCGCAAGCGCAGCGCGGTTGA
- the kdgD gene encoding 5-dehydro-4-deoxyglucarate dehydratase translates to MNPQELKSILSHGLLSFPVTDFNAQGDFHQAGYIKRLEWLAPYGASALFAAGGTGEFFSLAASEYSQVVKTAVDTCATSVPILAGVGGSTRQAIEYAQEAERLGAKGLLLLPHYLTEASQDGVAAHVEAVCKSVNIGVVVYNRNVCRLTAPLLERLAETCPNLIGYKDGLGDIELMVSIRRRLGDRFSYLGGLPTAEVYAAAYKALGVPVYSSAVFNFIPKTSMDFYHAVAREDYATVDKIIDDFFLPYLDIRNRKAGYAVSIVKAGAKIVGYDAGPVRTPLTDLLPEEYEALAALIDKQGPQ, encoded by the coding sequence ATGAATCCACAAGAACTGAAGTCCATCCTCTCTCACGGCCTGCTGTCTTTCCCCGTGACCGATTTCAACGCGCAAGGTGATTTCCACCAGGCGGGTTATATCAAGCGTCTGGAGTGGCTGGCACCTTACGGCGCCTCGGCTTTGTTCGCCGCTGGCGGCACCGGTGAGTTTTTCTCGCTGGCGGCCAGTGAATATTCCCAGGTGGTAAAGACCGCAGTCGACACCTGTGCCACCAGCGTGCCAATCCTCGCCGGTGTCGGCGGTTCCACGCGCCAGGCTATCGAGTATGCGCAGGAGGCCGAGCGTCTGGGGGCCAAAGGTCTGTTACTGCTGCCGCATTACTTGACTGAAGCCAGCCAGGACGGCGTCGCCGCCCACGTTGAGGCGGTGTGCAAATCGGTAAACATCGGTGTGGTGGTCTACAACCGCAACGTCTGCCGCCTGACCGCGCCGCTGCTGGAGCGCCTGGCCGAAACTTGCCCGAACTTGATTGGCTACAAAGATGGCCTGGGCGATATCGAACTGATGGTTTCGATCCGCCGTCGTCTCGGTGATCGTTTCAGCTACCTGGGCGGGCTGCCGACCGCAGAGGTTTACGCCGCTGCCTACAAGGCCTTGGGTGTGCCGGTGTACTCCTCGGCGGTATTCAACTTCATTCCAAAAACCTCGATGGATTTTTACCACGCCGTTGCCCGGGAAGATTACGCCACAGTCGACAAGATCATCGACGACTTCTTCCTGCCTTACCTCGACATTCGTAACCGCAAAGCCGGTTATGCGGTGAGTATCGTCAAGGCCGGCGCCAAAATCGTCGGCTACGACGCCGGTCCAGTGCGTACGCCGCTGACCGATCTGCTGCCGGAAGAATACGAAGCCCTGGCCGCGCTGATCGACAAGCAAGGCCCGCAATAA
- a CDS encoding aldehyde dehydrogenase family protein — MSHVQRYENYINGQWVAGADYCVNLNPSELSDVIGEYAKADVAQVNAAIDAARAAFAAWSTSGIQARHDSLDKVGSEILARREELGTLLAREEGKTLPEAIGEVTRAGNIFKFFAGECLRLSGDYLPSVRPGVNVEVTREALGVVGLITPWNFPIAIPAWKIAPALAYGNCVVLKPADLVPGCAWALAEIISRAGFPDGVFNLVMGSGRVVGDALVQSPKVDGISFTGSVGVGRQIAVSCVSRQAKVQLEMGGKNPQIILDDADLKLAVELSVQSAFYSTGQRCTASSRFIVTAGIHDRFVEAMAQRMKSIKVGHALKSGTDIGPVVSQAQLEQDLKYIDIGQSEGARLVSGGGVVTCDTEGYYLAPTLFADSEAAMRISREEIFGPVANVVRVADYDAALAMANDTEFGLSAGIATTSLKYANHFKRHSQAGMVMVNLPTAGVDYHVPFGGRKGSSYGSREQGRYAQEFYTVVKTSYIGS, encoded by the coding sequence GTGTCCCACGTCCAACGTTACGAAAACTACATCAACGGCCAATGGGTGGCCGGCGCTGACTATTGCGTCAACCTCAACCCGTCGGAGTTGTCCGATGTCATTGGTGAATACGCCAAGGCCGACGTCGCTCAAGTCAACGCCGCCATCGATGCGGCCCGCGCCGCCTTTGCGGCCTGGTCGACCTCTGGTATCCAGGCTCGTCATGATTCGCTGGATAAAGTCGGCAGCGAAATCCTCGCCCGCCGCGAAGAACTCGGTACTCTGCTGGCCCGGGAAGAAGGCAAGACCTTGCCCGAAGCCATCGGTGAGGTGACTCGCGCCGGTAACATCTTCAAGTTCTTTGCCGGTGAATGCCTGCGCTTGTCCGGCGATTATCTGCCGTCAGTACGTCCGGGCGTTAACGTCGAAGTCACCCGCGAAGCCTTGGGTGTCGTTGGCTTGATCACCCCGTGGAATTTCCCGATTGCGATTCCTGCCTGGAAAATCGCCCCCGCCCTGGCCTACGGCAACTGCGTGGTACTCAAGCCTGCCGATCTGGTGCCCGGCTGTGCCTGGGCGCTGGCGGAGATCATCTCGCGCGCCGGTTTCCCCGACGGTGTGTTCAACCTGGTGATGGGCAGCGGGCGTGTTGTCGGCGATGCGCTGGTCCAGAGCCCGAAGGTCGATGGCATCAGCTTTACCGGCTCCGTCGGCGTCGGCCGCCAGATTGCTGTCAGCTGTGTGTCGCGTCAGGCCAAGGTGCAACTGGAAATGGGCGGCAAAAACCCGCAGATCATCCTCGACGATGCCGACCTCAAACTGGCTGTCGAGCTGTCGGTACAGAGTGCGTTCTACTCCACCGGCCAGCGTTGCACGGCGTCCAGTCGCTTTATCGTGACGGCCGGGATTCATGACCGGTTCGTCGAGGCCATGGCGCAGCGGATGAAGTCGATCAAGGTCGGTCATGCCTTGAAAAGCGGCACCGATATCGGCCCGGTCGTTTCCCAGGCGCAATTGGAGCAGGACCTGAAATACATCGACATCGGCCAGAGCGAAGGTGCGCGGTTGGTGAGCGGTGGTGGTGTGGTGACGTGCGACACCGAAGGTTACTACCTGGCGCCGACGCTGTTTGCTGACAGCGAAGCCGCCATGCGAATCAGCCGTGAAGAGATTTTCGGCCCGGTGGCCAACGTGGTGCGGGTGGCGGATTACGACGCGGCACTGGCGATGGCCAACGACACCGAGTTTGGTCTGTCGGCAGGCATTGCCACCACCTCGCTGAAGTACGCCAACCACTTCAAGCGCCACTCCCAGGCCGGGATGGTGATGGTCAACCTGCCAACGGCCGGTGTGGATTATCACGTTCCGTTCGGTGGTCGCAAGGGTTCATCCTACGGTTCGCGTGAGCAAGGTCGCTATGCGCAAGAGTTCTACACCGTGGTGAAAACCAGCTACATCGGTTCGTAA
- a CDS encoding MFS transporter — protein MQATKPTHVRYLILLMLFLVTTINYADRATIAIAGSSLQKDLGIDAVTLGYIFSAFGWAYVAGQIPGGWLLDRFGSKKVYALSIFTWSLFTVLQGYVGEFGISTAVVALFMLRFLVGLAEAPSFPGNARIVAAWFPTAERGTASAIFNSAQYFATVLFAPLMGWIVYSYGWQHVFIVMGVIGIVFSMIWLKVIYSPRQHPMINEAEFKHIAENGAMVDMDQDKAKDKQSDGPKWDYIRQLLTNRMMLGVYLGQYCINGITYFFLTWFPVYLVQDRGMTILKAGFIASLPAICGFIGGVLGGVISDYLLRKGHSLTFARKAPIIAGLLVSSSIIACNYVDVEWMVVGFMALAFFGKGVGALGWAVVSDTSPKQIAGLSGGLFNTFGNLASITTPIVIGYIISTTGSFKWALVFVGANALVAVFSYLVIVGPIKRVVLKEPPSNGAAVTNLSQAHS, from the coding sequence ATGCAAGCGACCAAGCCCACGCACGTCCGTTATTTGATCCTGCTCATGCTGTTTTTGGTGACCACGATCAATTATGCCGACCGCGCGACTATCGCGATTGCGGGTTCCAGCCTGCAAAAAGACCTCGGCATCGACGCGGTCACCCTCGGTTACATTTTCTCTGCATTCGGATGGGCCTACGTGGCCGGGCAAATTCCCGGTGGCTGGCTGCTGGATCGTTTCGGTTCGAAAAAAGTCTACGCCCTGAGCATCTTCACCTGGTCGCTGTTTACCGTGCTGCAAGGCTATGTGGGGGAGTTCGGCATCTCCACCGCCGTGGTGGCGCTGTTCATGCTGCGCTTTTTGGTGGGTTTGGCAGAAGCGCCATCCTTTCCCGGCAACGCGCGCATCGTGGCTGCGTGGTTCCCGACTGCCGAGCGCGGTACGGCGTCGGCAATCTTCAACTCGGCGCAGTACTTCGCTACCGTGTTGTTCGCGCCGCTGATGGGGTGGATCGTTTATAGCTATGGCTGGCAGCACGTGTTTATCGTGATGGGGGTGATTGGCATCGTGTTCTCGATGATCTGGCTGAAAGTCATCTACAGTCCGCGCCAACACCCGATGATTAACGAAGCCGAGTTCAAGCACATCGCTGAGAACGGCGCGATGGTCGACATGGATCAGGACAAGGCCAAGGATAAGCAATCCGACGGGCCGAAATGGGATTACATCCGCCAGTTGCTGACCAACCGCATGATGCTCGGTGTGTACCTGGGCCAATACTGCATCAACGGCATCACTTACTTTTTCCTGACCTGGTTCCCGGTGTACCTGGTGCAGGACCGCGGCATGACCATCCTCAAGGCCGGCTTCATCGCCTCGCTGCCGGCCATCTGCGGGTTTATCGGTGGCGTACTCGGCGGAGTGATTTCCGATTACCTGTTGCGCAAAGGTCATTCCCTGACGTTTGCGCGCAAGGCACCGATCATTGCCGGGCTGCTGGTCTCCAGTAGCATCATTGCCTGCAACTACGTCGATGTTGAATGGATGGTGGTGGGCTTCATGGCCTTGGCCTTCTTCGGCAAGGGCGTTGGCGCGCTGGGTTGGGCGGTGGTTTCCGACACCTCGCCGAAACAAATCGCCGGTTTGAGCGGGGGGTTGTTCAACACCTTCGGTAACCTGGCGTCGATTACCACGCCGATTGTCATCGGCTACATCATCAGCACCACCGGCTCGTTCAAGTGGGCGTTGGTATTTGTCGGCGCCAACGCGCTGGTGGCGGTGTTCAGCTACCTGGTGATCGTCGGCCCGATCAAGCGCGTGGTGCTCAAGGAGCCGCCGAGCAACGGCGCCGCAGTGACGAATCTTTCCCAAGCGCATTCCTGA
- the garD gene encoding galactarate dehydratase, producing the protein MQLIEHADSPRSIRLHERDNVVIVVNDQGVPAGTQFPDGLVTVDFIPQSHKVTLEDIPEGGEIIRYGQTIGYALQPIPRGSWVQEDQLRMPTAPPLDSLPLSTAVPEAQAPLQGFTFEGYRNTDGTVGTRNILGITTTVQCVTGVLDHAVKRIKDELLPNYPHVDDVVALTHSYGCGVAITATDAYIPIRTVRNLARNPNLGGEALVISLGCEKLQAGQVMHDNDSSVDLSEPWLYRLQDSSHGFTEMIEQIMELAEIRLKKLDQRRRETVPASELILGMQCGGSDAFSGITANPALGYASDLLLRAGATVMFSEVTEVRDAIYLLTSRAENQHVARELVREMDWYDRYLAKGEADRSANTTPGNKKGGLSNIVEKSLGSIVKSGSSAINGVLGPGERVKGKGLIFCATPASDFVCGTLQLAAGMNLHVFTTGRGTPYGLAMAPVVKVSTRTELAQRWPDLIDIDAGRIATGRATIEELGWELFHYYLDVASGKKQTWAEQHKLYNDITLFNPAPIT; encoded by the coding sequence ATGCAGTTGATTGAACATGCCGATTCGCCGCGCTCCATTCGTTTGCACGAGCGCGATAACGTGGTGATTGTGGTCAATGATCAGGGGGTTCCGGCCGGAACCCAGTTCCCGGACGGCCTGGTCACCGTGGATTTCATCCCCCAGAGCCATAAAGTGACCCTGGAAGACATCCCCGAAGGCGGTGAGATTATTCGCTACGGCCAAACCATCGGTTACGCGTTGCAGCCGATACCCCGGGGCAGTTGGGTCCAGGAAGATCAACTGCGCATGCCGACGGCGCCGCCGCTGGACAGCTTGCCGCTGTCCACCGCGGTGCCCGAGGCCCAGGCGCCGTTGCAGGGGTTCACCTTCGAGGGCTATCGCAACACGGATGGCACCGTCGGGACTCGCAATATTCTGGGGATTACCACCACGGTGCAGTGCGTGACTGGCGTGCTGGATCATGCGGTCAAGCGCATCAAGGATGAATTGCTGCCTAACTATCCGCATGTCGACGACGTGGTGGCGCTGACCCACAGCTACGGCTGCGGCGTAGCGATTACGGCAACGGATGCCTATATCCCGATCCGCACCGTGCGCAATCTGGCGCGCAACCCGAACCTGGGCGGCGAAGCCCTGGTGATCAGCCTGGGGTGCGAGAAATTGCAGGCCGGGCAGGTCATGCACGACAACGATAGCTCCGTCGACCTGAGTGAGCCGTGGTTGTACCGGCTGCAGGATTCCAGTCACGGCTTTACCGAGATGATCGAACAGATCATGGAACTGGCCGAAATCCGCCTGAAGAAGCTCGATCAGCGCCGCCGCGAGACGGTGCCGGCGTCCGAGTTGATCCTGGGGATGCAATGCGGTGGCAGTGATGCGTTCTCCGGCATCACCGCCAACCCGGCATTGGGCTACGCCTCGGATCTGTTGCTACGGGCAGGCGCGACGGTGATGTTTTCAGAAGTCACCGAAGTGCGGGATGCCATCTACCTGCTGACATCGCGGGCCGAGAATCAGCACGTCGCCCGCGAGCTGGTGCGGGAGATGGACTGGTACGACCGTTATCTGGCCAAGGGCGAGGCCGACCGCAGTGCCAACACCACGCCAGGCAACAAGAAGGGTGGGTTGTCGAATATTGTCGAGAAGTCGCTGGGCTCCATCGTCAAGTCCGGCAGCAGCGCGATCAATGGCGTGCTGGGGCCGGGCGAGCGCGTCAAGGGCAAAGGCCTGATCTTCTGCGCAACGCCGGCCAGCGACTTTGTCTGTGGCACCTTGCAACTGGCGGCGGGAATGAACCTGCATGTGTTTACTACGGGTCGTGGTACGCCGTATGGTTTGGCGATGGCTCCGGTGGTGAAGGTTTCGACCCGCACGGAACTGGCGCAACGCTGGCCGGACCTGATCGATATCGATGCCGGACGGATCGCGACCGGGCGTGCGACGATCGAGGAACTGGGCTGGGAGTTGTTCCACTACTACCTGGACGTCGCGAGCGGCAAGAAGCAGACCTGGGCCGAGCAGCACAAGCTGTATAACGACATCACCTTGTTCAACCCGGCGCCTATTACCTGA
- a CDS encoding AEC family transporter → MLAIFLQTLTVTAPVFAMLFLGVLLKRINWINDNFIHTASALVFNVMMPALLFLGILHADLHSALQPDLLIYFCFATLLSFAVAWGWAIFRCPRVDRGIYAQGAFRGNNGVIGLALAASMYGDYGISLGAILAALVILFYNTLSTIVLAVYSPVIKSDPWSICKSVFANPLIISVIAAAPFAYFQIGLPGWLEKSAQYLADTTLPLALICIGGTLSPAALRKSGDMALSASLMKMLWLPVLTTFGAWLLGFRGAELGILFLYFGSPTAAASFVMARAAQGNHELAAAIIVITTLMAAVTTNIGIFVLQAGGWI, encoded by the coding sequence ATGCTGGCTATCTTCCTGCAAACCCTCACCGTCACCGCGCCGGTGTTTGCCATGCTGTTCCTCGGTGTGCTGCTCAAGCGCATCAACTGGATCAACGACAACTTTATCCACACCGCCTCGGCGCTGGTGTTCAACGTCATGATGCCGGCGCTGCTGTTTCTCGGCATTCTCCATGCGGACCTGCACTCGGCGCTTCAGCCCGATCTGCTGATCTACTTTTGCTTTGCCACTCTGCTGAGTTTCGCCGTGGCGTGGGGCTGGGCGATCTTTCGTTGCCCGCGTGTAGATCGTGGCATTTATGCCCAGGGCGCCTTCCGCGGCAACAACGGAGTGATCGGCCTGGCGCTGGCGGCCAGCATGTACGGCGATTACGGCATTTCCCTCGGTGCGATCCTCGCGGCACTGGTGATTCTGTTCTACAACACCCTGTCGACCATTGTACTGGCGGTCTACAGCCCGGTGATCAAGTCCGATCCGTGGAGCATCTGCAAAAGTGTATTCGCCAATCCGCTGATCATCAGTGTGATTGCGGCAGCGCCCTTCGCCTATTTCCAGATCGGGTTGCCCGGTTGGCTGGAAAAGTCCGCGCAGTACCTGGCGGACACTACATTGCCCTTGGCGTTGATCTGCATCGGCGGAACCTTGTCCCCGGCAGCCTTGCGCAAAAGCGGCGATATGGCGTTGAGCGCCAGCTTGATGAAAATGCTCTGGCTGCCGGTGCTGACGACGTTCGGCGCCTGGTTGCTCGGGTTTCGCGGGGCGGAGTTGGGGATTCTGTTTCTGTACTTCGGTTCGCCGACGGCGGCGGCCAGTTTCGTCATGGCCCGCGCGGCGCAGGGTAACCACGAGTTGGCGGCGGCGATTATTGTGATCACTACCTTGATGGCGGCGGTGACCACTAATATCGGGATCTTTGTGTTGCAGGCGGGTGGCTGGATCTAG
- a CDS encoding carboxymuconolactone decarboxylase family protein translates to MTEQRKSGVEMRRQVMGDVFVDRALGSATEFTQPLQDFVNEHAWGGVWNREGLPLKTRSLITLAALTALKCPQELKGHVRGALNNGCTVEEIREALLHCAVYAGVPAAIDAFRAAQEVIDSHQQQD, encoded by the coding sequence ATGACCGAGCAACGGAAATCCGGCGTTGAAATGCGTCGCCAGGTAATGGGTGACGTGTTTGTCGACCGCGCCCTGGGCAGCGCCACCGAATTCACCCAGCCGCTGCAGGACTTCGTCAACGAACACGCCTGGGGCGGCGTCTGGAATCGGGAAGGCTTGCCGCTGAAAACCCGCAGCCTGATCACGCTCGCCGCCTTGACCGCACTCAAATGCCCACAAGAGCTGAAAGGCCATGTGCGTGGCGCGCTGAACAATGGCTGCACGGTCGAGGAGATTCGCGAGGCGCTGCTGCATTGCGCGGTGTATGCCGGCGTGCCAGCGGCGATCGATGCGTTCCGCGCGGCTCAGGAAGTGATCGACAGCCACCAGCAACAAGACTAG
- a CDS encoding calcium/sodium antiporter → MLIVGAEVLVRAAVRLAASLKVRPLIIGLSIVAFGSSAPQIVVSLQATLAGSTDIAVGSVIGSSIFNILVILGLSALIIPLRVSRQLVRLDIPVMIFAGLLVFTLASNKELTPVDGLILLLALIAYLGLLLYQTRHSRRPRTRDTLVQAPWLSSLLWMIGGLGLLMLAGHLVLGAAVEVASDLGLSERVIGLTVVAVSTSLPCLATSLIAALRGEREIAVGNVIGSNLFNLLGVLGFTALVAPSALSVSPNALAFDLPVLLGVILLCLPVFYTGYRITRAEGLLLLGLYLAYGLHVMSFTTGMPLANKLEKLMLYYVLPALVAFLLCNSLRAWYRHHKRGSQ, encoded by the coding sequence ATGCTGATTGTCGGCGCCGAGGTATTGGTACGCGCCGCCGTGCGCCTGGCCGCCAGCCTTAAGGTCAGGCCACTGATCATTGGCTTGAGCATCGTTGCGTTCGGCAGCAGCGCCCCGCAAATTGTGGTCAGCCTGCAAGCGACCCTGGCCGGCAGCACCGACATTGCGGTCGGCAGCGTGATCGGCAGCAGCATCTTCAACATTCTCGTGATCCTTGGCCTGTCCGCGCTGATCATTCCACTGCGGGTGTCCCGGCAACTGGTGCGCCTGGACATTCCGGTGATGATCTTCGCCGGCCTGCTGGTCTTCACCCTCGCCAGCAATAAAGAACTGACGCCGGTGGACGGCCTGATCCTGTTGCTCGCCCTGATCGCCTACCTCGGCCTGTTGCTGTACCAGACCCGCCACTCTCGCCGCCCGCGTACGCGCGACACGCTGGTCCAGGCACCGTGGCTGAGCAGTTTGCTGTGGATGATCGGCGGACTGGGGCTGCTGATGCTCGCCGGCCACCTGGTGCTCGGCGCCGCGGTGGAAGTGGCCAGCGACCTGGGCCTGTCCGAACGGGTCATCGGCCTGACCGTGGTTGCCGTCAGCACCTCCCTGCCCTGTCTGGCGACGTCGTTGATCGCCGCCCTGCGCGGCGAGCGGGAGATTGCGGTGGGCAACGTGATCGGCAGCAATTTGTTCAATCTGCTGGGCGTACTGGGTTTCACCGCCCTGGTCGCGCCGTCGGCGCTATCGGTTTCCCCGAATGCCCTGGCCTTCGACCTGCCGGTCCTGCTCGGCGTCATCCTGCTGTGCTTGCCAGTGTTCTATACCGGCTACCGGATTACCCGGGCCGAAGGCTTGCTGCTGCTGGGCCTGTACCTGGCGTACGGGCTGCACGTGATGTCGTTCACCACCGGCATGCCGCTGGCCAACAAGCTGGAAAAGTTGATGCTGTATTACGTCCTGCCGGCGCTGGTAGCGTTCTTGCTGTGTAATTCGCTGCGAGCCTGGTATCGCCACCACAAGAGGGGTTCGCAATGA
- a CDS encoding septal ring lytic transglycosylase RlpA family protein, whose amino-acid sequence MKRLLGLCALFSLLTGCASGVIDPDGYDQTGTASYYGAKHHGKKTASGERFNQHALTAAHRRLPFGTRVRVTNLTNDRTVVVRINDRGPYTRGRLIDVSRKAAEQLGMLRSGTARVRVQALSN is encoded by the coding sequence ATGAAGCGTCTGCTCGGCCTCTGTGCTCTGTTTTCTCTATTGACTGGCTGCGCCAGCGGGGTGATCGACCCCGACGGTTACGACCAGACCGGCACCGCGTCCTACTACGGTGCCAAACACCACGGCAAAAAAACCGCCAGCGGTGAACGCTTCAACCAGCATGCCCTGACCGCCGCCCACCGCCGCCTGCCCTTCGGTACGCGCGTGCGGGTCACCAACCTGACCAACGACAGAACCGTCGTGGTCCGAATCAATGATCGCGGCCCGTACACCCGTGGCCGCCTGATCGATGTTTCCCGCAAAGCCGCTGAACAGCTGGGTATGCTGCGCAGCGGTACTGCGCGTGTACGTGTGCAAGCCCTGAGCAACTGA